The following coding sequences are from one Diadema setosum chromosome 9, eeDiaSeto1, whole genome shotgun sequence window:
- the LOC140232815 gene encoding 2-Hydroxyacid oxidase 1-like, translating into MSFKPKSKRVCVDDFERDAKEFIEPMMYRFYQGGSDEEITLHDSRQAFKRYRFRPMILRDVSNRDISTTILGHRIAFPCCISPSAFHKGAHPDGELGTAKAAASRNVGMSLSCGSNVLIEDIAKAAPNGLKMMQMYIYKNRKISELFVRRAEKAGFKAMLVTVDFAVYGKRRGERDDNFYQTTRENPAYAHLECVNMNMMGEEARREKAAGDTLLWVYNDQADCSATWEDIKWVKRISSIPVVAKGVLTGEMAREAVAAGVDGILVSAHGGRQLDSAIAPLDALPEVVEAVRGTNVEVYVDGGVRTGADILKALALGARAAFIGRPAIWGLGCGGEDGVKEVLDILKDEFDRAMALTGWYTIAHSIHSRYITNTVVTKLETKGAKTYLVIHENTSS; encoded by the exons ATGTCGTTCAAGCCCAAGAGTAAGAGAGTGTGTGTAGACGACTTTGAACGAGATGCCAAAGAGTTCATCGAACCGATGATGTACCGATTCTACCAGGGAGGTTCGGATGAAGAGATCACCCTGCACGACAGTCGTCAAGCTTTCAAACG aTATCGCTTCCGACCTATGATTCTTCGCGACGTCTCGAACAGAGATATTTCGACCACAATACTAGGTCATCGAATCGCCTTTCCTTGTTGCATTTCGCCTTCGGCTTTCCACAAGGGTGCACATCCTGATGGGGAGTTGGGAACTGCGAAGG CGGCTGCATCCCGGAACGTGGGAATGTCACTGAGCTGTGGATCCAACGTCCTGATTGAAGATATCGCCAAGGCTGCCCCCAACGGACTGAAAATGATGCAAATGTACAtctacaaaaacagaaaaatttcTGAGTTATTCGTTAGACGAGCGGAGAAAGCCGGTTTTAAAG CCATGTTGGTGACTGTTGACTTCGCTGTATACGGAAAGAGAAGGGGAGAGCGCGATGACAACTTTTATCAGACGACCAGAGAGAATCCAGCTTACGCACATCTTGA ATGCGTGAACATGAACATGATGGGGGAAGAAGCACGGAGAGAAAAAGCTGCCGGAGACACACTGCTATGGGTCTACAACGACCAAGCCGACTGCTCCGCGACCTGGGAGGACATCAAGTGGGTCAAACGCATCTCCTCCATACCAGTGGTGGCCAAGGGTGTTCTCACAG GCGAGATGGCACGCGAGGCTGTGGCGGCTGGGGTAGACGGCATCTTGGTCTCAGCTCACGGTGGCAGGCAGCTGGACTCAGCCATAGCCCCA CTTGATGCTCTCCCTGAAGTGGTTGAAGCTGTACGTGGTACCAACGTAGAAGTTTACGTTGATGGAGGCGTGCGTACTGGGGCGGACATCCTCAAGGCACTCGCCCTGGGAGCCCGAGCCGCCTTCATCGGCAGACCGGCGATATGGGGCCTTGGATGTGGG GGTGAAGATGGCGTGAAAGAAGTCCTAGACATTTTAAAGGATGAGTTCGACAGAGCAATGGCATTAACAGGTTGGTACACAATCGCCCACAGCATACACTCCCGTtatataacgaacacggttgtaACGAAACTAGAG